The Panicum virgatum strain AP13 chromosome 5K, P.virgatum_v5, whole genome shotgun sequence genome has a window encoding:
- the LOC120707731 gene encoding actin cytoskeleton-regulatory complex protein PAN1-like: protein MENGDETLASPAAAAAEKTAPNGGVAEEDQAPVTHPAKSYAAVAAENPAPNGGVAKEEEEEEEGAAGTHVTARSYAAVAAHAEIEDLRAAKLDLEGKLAEARRENEASAEEAHRIEGVFMQAREEVTIAEFAAASAEKEAASLRAEVERLQAALKIEKGEREVDKRRHEEIARQLEAFRQEKLKLEEEIKALQASAAATTTTVKEREAAPAEAPQEVEGVWQAMAVAAAVGAASTAAFVLIFLRLKR from the coding sequence ATGGAGAACGGCGACGAAACCctcgcctcccccgccgccgccgccgccgagaagACGGCGCccaacggcggcgtcgcggaggaGGATCAGGCCCCCGTCACCCACCCCGCCAAGTcctacgccgccgtcgccgccgagaaCCCCGCGCCCAACGGCGGCGTcgcgaaggaggaggaggaggaggaggagggggccgccGGCACCCACGTCACCGCCAGGTcctacgccgccgtcgccgcccacgCCGAGATCGAGGACCTCCGCGCCGCCAAGCTCGACCTCGAGGGGAAGCTCGCCGAGGCCCGCAGGGAGAACGAGGCCAGCGCCGAGGAGGCGCACCGCATCGAGGGGGTCTTCATGCAGGCCCGGGAGGAGGTCaccatcgccgagttcgcggcCGCCTCTGCCGAGAAGGAGGCCGCCTCGCTCCGCGCCGAGGTCGAGCGCCTCCAGGCCGCCCTGAAGATCGAGAAGGGTGAGCGCGAGGTGGACAAGCGCAGGCACGAGGAGATCGCCAGGCAGCTGGAGGCCTTCCGCCAGGAGAAGCTCAAGCTCGAGGAGGAGATCAAGGCCCTGcaggcgtccgccgccgccaccaccaccacagtgAAGGAGAGGGAGGCTGCTCCCGCTGAGGCCCCGCAGGAAGTGGAGGGCGTGTGGCAGGCAATGGCGGTGGCCGCGGCTGTTGGCGCCGCCAGCACGGCTGCCTTCGTACTGATCTTTCTCCGCCTCAAGAGGTAA
- the LOC120707733 gene encoding muscle M-line assembly protein unc-89-like isoform X1, giving the protein MDLEIVGRHALLFDDDATAEVVNSGGSLVPWAAVGAADLLLDRHDVRHLLDRVPPRPRRAYSQAILSVPSSDGVSEAELDRERYLDLPAADGGDEDEGPGDAAPSGNRTDTRQTDYSSVPFLYGSSAGSEDPYSSGSYYRPSFYVPESLLNKLPPSEKAHQIIARTALFVSEHGGQSEIVLRVKQGNNPTFGFLMPDHNLHSYFRYLVEQPQLLKDGVDAVDMSKGKKIEGEHASSEGALSLLGTAYDSGDEDEGTLPPGSKGMDPGNTRTPDSQGYVTPVSTILDNKVQSALSEAAAASANSKPILMKKNPMITGNIIITAPREEVKDTSAASTTAVSQNINSVLYETKEMILEPPSFMKRTMEKIVEFILTNGKEFEAKLIEQDRTTGRFPFLLSSNPYHPYYLKFLQETQESKSRGRSPDHKDRRCSSDWRDRRSPSERDGRRSSLQRDDRRSSRERDDRRSSRERRDSRSSCDRNDSYSKERTRSNEWPTTGMISGSSDRSSAGPTEKQLLDQQGKGIFHPISGVKKEPPRKVTADEAAAIVMAATRGLGAASDSLNTIKGKKEDVNIRGSNDHSSSFGSLSSLPDRDAPSKRISNSEADTSLTSSGQPKKEGFGIIDDDWIANTIAKAVAVAASKEADSSEASMTKEQKLKAERLRRAKMFASIVKSGGNKMNDLAAVSGPTDEPSEATPADRNASELDPQPEAKEREGSSAPIERDGSNVTKLEKDSDDEQNIVRKYRKKHHQESDEEKDESEESYKPSRKRHRSEHSRAHSKDVHKHKHKSHSKGRESRHRRHRHSSSEDEHEHRSSKSRHRHRDEDRYSDDEEHSRSRRHQREHRSSSKRKHEEGQDPSELEVSPSPSGAKFESAKPPGNTSQSSPGVTEVPSELRAKIRAMLLETL; this is encoded by the exons ATGGATCTGGAGATAGTGGGGCGGCACGCCCTGCTGTTCGACGACGACGCGACGGCCGAGGTCGTCAACTCCGGCGGCTCCCTCGTCCCCTGGGCGGCCGTCGGCGCGGCGGACCTCCTTCTCGACCGCCACGACGTCCGCCACCTCCTAGATCGTGTGCCCCCTCGACCGCGCCGCGCCTACTCCCAGGCCATCCTATCCGTCCCCTCCTCCGACGGCGTCTCGGAGGCCGAGCTCGATCGCGAGCGCTACCTCGACCTCCCGGCCGCCGATGGCGGCGACGAAGACGAGGGTCCCGGAGATGCGGCCCCCTCAG GAAACAGGACAGATACCAGACAAACTGATTATAGTTCTGTTCCTTTCTTGTATGGGAGTTCTGCTGGTTCGGAAGATCCATATTCTTCTGGCTCATATTATCGGCCATCATTTTAtgtgccagaaagcttgttgaaTAAGCTG CCTCCCTCTGAGAAAGCGCACCAGATAATTGCACGAACGGCTTTATTTGTCAGTGAGCATGGGGGACAATCGGAGATTGTGTTAAGGGTGAAGCAGGGAAATAATCCAACATTTGGATTCTTGATGCCGGATCATAATCTCCACAGCTACTTCCGCTACCTTGTTGAACAACCTCAACTGCTGAAAGATGGTGTGGATGCTGTTGACATGAGTAAAGGCAAAAAAATTGAGGGTGAGCATGCCTCATCTGAAGGGGCTTTATCATTGCTTGGGACTGCATATGACTCTGGAGATGAGGATGAAGGTACACTTCCCCCTGGTTCAAAAGGCATGGATCCTGGAAATACCAGGACCCCTGATTCTCAGGGCTATGTAACACCTGTATCCACTATACTTGATAACAAAGTTCAGAGTGCCTTGTCAGAAGCAGCTGCTGCTTCAGCTAACAGTAAACCTATCTTGATGAAGAAGAATCCAATGATTACTGGGAACATCATTATCACTGCTCCGCGGGAAGAGGTTAAAGACACATCTGCAGCATCAACTACTGCTGTGTCACAAAACATCAATTCAGTCTTGTATGAAACAAAAGAAATGATCCTTGAACCACCATCTTTCATGAAACGCACCATGGAGAAAATAGTTGAGTTTATTCTAACAAATGGGAAGGAGTTTGAAGCAAAACTCATTGAACAAGACAGAACAACTGGAAGGTTTCCATTTCTTCTATCATCCAATCCATACCACCCTTATTATCTCAAGTTTCTCCAGGAAACCCAAGAG TCCAAGTCACGTGGTAGAAGTCCTGATCACAAGGACAGAAGATGTTCTTCTGACTGGAGGGACAGAAGAAGTCCTTCCGAGCGCGATGGCAGAAGAAGCTCTCTTCAGCGCGATGACAGAAGAAGCTCTCGCGAGCGTGATGACAGAAGAAGCTCTCGCGAGCGCCGTGACAGTAGAAGCTCTTGTGATCGCAATGACAGTTACAGCAAGGAAAGAACTAGAAGCAATGAATGGCCAACTACTGGCATGATCTCTGGTTCTTCTGACAGAAGCTCAGCAGGGCCAACAGAGAAGCAGTTGCTTGATCAACAAGGGAAGGGTATATTCCATCCCATAAGTGGGGTCAAGAAGGAACCTCCTCGGAAAGTCACTGCAGATGAAGCTGCTGCTATTGTAATGGCAGCTACTCGTGGACTGGGTGCTGCCAGTGACTCTCTTAACACCATAAAAGGAAAGAAGGAAGACGTTAACATCCGTGGTAGTAATGACCATTCTTCCAGCTTTGGAAGTTTGTCGTCTTTACCAGACCGAGATGCACCGTCGAAACGCATTTCAAATAGTGAGGCAGATACTTCACTTACAAGTAGTGGACAACCTAAAAAGGAAGGTTTCGGAATTATTGATGATGATTGGATTGCAAACACTATTGCGAAAGCTGTTGCTGTTGCAGCCTCCAAAGAAGCAGATTCTTCTGAAGCTTCCATGACAAAGGAGCAGAAGCTGAAAGCTGAGAGGCTTCGGCGTGCAAAGATGTTTGCATCAATTGTTAAGAGTGGAGGAAACAAGATGAATGATTTAGCTGCAGTATCAGGTCCAACAGATGAACCTTCCGAGGCCACACCTGCTGATAGGAATGCCTCTGAACTTGATCCACAACCTGAGGCTAAGGAACGTGAAGGTAGCTCTGCTCCGATTGAACGTGATGGTTCAAATGTGACAAAGCTGGAGAAGGACTCTGATGATGAACAGAACATAGTGCGGAAGTATCGAAAGAAACATCACCAAGAGTCCGACGAGGAGAAAGATGAATCAGAGGAAAGCTACAAGCCCTCGAGGAAGAGGCACCGGTCAGAGCATTCAAGAGCCCATAGTAAGGATGTCCACAAACATAAGCACAAGAGTCACTCCAAGGGCAGGGAATCCAGACACCGTAGGCACCGGCATAGCTCTTCGGAAGATGAGCATGAGCATCGGAGTTCCAAGTCAAGGCATCGGCACAGGGATGAGGATCGCTACTCTGATGATGAAGAGCATAGCAGGTCACGTAGGCACCAGAGGGAACATCGCTCCAGTTCTAAACGGAAGCATGAGGAAGGGCAAGATCCCAGTGAACTAGAAGTGTCCCCGAGCCCATCAGGTGCTAAGTTTGAATCAGCCAAGCCACCCGGTAACACTTCTCAGTCTTCTCCGGGGGTAACTGAAGTGCCGAGTGAGCTGAGGGCAAAGATTAGAGCGATGTTGCTAGAGACGCTGTAA
- the LOC120707733 gene encoding G patch domain-containing protein 8-like isoform X2: MPVSDGWSRDEVPTIDAHCFLAMYLDVRNRQPPSEKAHQIIARTALFVSEHGGQSEIVLRVKQGNNPTFGFLMPDHNLHSYFRYLVEQPQLLKDGVDAVDMSKGKKIEGEHASSEGALSLLGTAYDSGDEDEGTLPPGSKGMDPGNTRTPDSQGYVTPVSTILDNKVQSALSEAAAASANSKPILMKKNPMITGNIIITAPREEVKDTSAASTTAVSQNINSVLYETKEMILEPPSFMKRTMEKIVEFILTNGKEFEAKLIEQDRTTGRFPFLLSSNPYHPYYLKFLQETQESKSRGRSPDHKDRRCSSDWRDRRSPSERDGRRSSLQRDDRRSSRERDDRRSSRERRDSRSSCDRNDSYSKERTRSNEWPTTGMISGSSDRSSAGPTEKQLLDQQGKGIFHPISGVKKEPPRKVTADEAAAIVMAATRGLGAASDSLNTIKGKKEDVNIRGSNDHSSSFGSLSSLPDRDAPSKRISNSEADTSLTSSGQPKKEGFGIIDDDWIANTIAKAVAVAASKEADSSEASMTKEQKLKAERLRRAKMFASIVKSGGNKMNDLAAVSGPTDEPSEATPADRNASELDPQPEAKEREGSSAPIERDGSNVTKLEKDSDDEQNIVRKYRKKHHQESDEEKDESEESYKPSRKRHRSEHSRAHSKDVHKHKHKSHSKGRESRHRRHRHSSSEDEHEHRSSKSRHRHRDEDRYSDDEEHSRSRRHQREHRSSSKRKHEEGQDPSELEVSPSPSGAKFESAKPPGNTSQSSPGVTEVPSELRAKIRAMLLETL; encoded by the exons ATGCCTGTTTCAGATGGTTGGAGCAGAGATGAAGTTCCTACTATTGATGCACATTGTTTCCTTGCAATGTATCTTGACGTAAGGAATAGGCAG CCTCCCTCTGAGAAAGCGCACCAGATAATTGCACGAACGGCTTTATTTGTCAGTGAGCATGGGGGACAATCGGAGATTGTGTTAAGGGTGAAGCAGGGAAATAATCCAACATTTGGATTCTTGATGCCGGATCATAATCTCCACAGCTACTTCCGCTACCTTGTTGAACAACCTCAACTGCTGAAAGATGGTGTGGATGCTGTTGACATGAGTAAAGGCAAAAAAATTGAGGGTGAGCATGCCTCATCTGAAGGGGCTTTATCATTGCTTGGGACTGCATATGACTCTGGAGATGAGGATGAAGGTACACTTCCCCCTGGTTCAAAAGGCATGGATCCTGGAAATACCAGGACCCCTGATTCTCAGGGCTATGTAACACCTGTATCCACTATACTTGATAACAAAGTTCAGAGTGCCTTGTCAGAAGCAGCTGCTGCTTCAGCTAACAGTAAACCTATCTTGATGAAGAAGAATCCAATGATTACTGGGAACATCATTATCACTGCTCCGCGGGAAGAGGTTAAAGACACATCTGCAGCATCAACTACTGCTGTGTCACAAAACATCAATTCAGTCTTGTATGAAACAAAAGAAATGATCCTTGAACCACCATCTTTCATGAAACGCACCATGGAGAAAATAGTTGAGTTTATTCTAACAAATGGGAAGGAGTTTGAAGCAAAACTCATTGAACAAGACAGAACAACTGGAAGGTTTCCATTTCTTCTATCATCCAATCCATACCACCCTTATTATCTCAAGTTTCTCCAGGAAACCCAAGAG TCCAAGTCACGTGGTAGAAGTCCTGATCACAAGGACAGAAGATGTTCTTCTGACTGGAGGGACAGAAGAAGTCCTTCCGAGCGCGATGGCAGAAGAAGCTCTCTTCAGCGCGATGACAGAAGAAGCTCTCGCGAGCGTGATGACAGAAGAAGCTCTCGCGAGCGCCGTGACAGTAGAAGCTCTTGTGATCGCAATGACAGTTACAGCAAGGAAAGAACTAGAAGCAATGAATGGCCAACTACTGGCATGATCTCTGGTTCTTCTGACAGAAGCTCAGCAGGGCCAACAGAGAAGCAGTTGCTTGATCAACAAGGGAAGGGTATATTCCATCCCATAAGTGGGGTCAAGAAGGAACCTCCTCGGAAAGTCACTGCAGATGAAGCTGCTGCTATTGTAATGGCAGCTACTCGTGGACTGGGTGCTGCCAGTGACTCTCTTAACACCATAAAAGGAAAGAAGGAAGACGTTAACATCCGTGGTAGTAATGACCATTCTTCCAGCTTTGGAAGTTTGTCGTCTTTACCAGACCGAGATGCACCGTCGAAACGCATTTCAAATAGTGAGGCAGATACTTCACTTACAAGTAGTGGACAACCTAAAAAGGAAGGTTTCGGAATTATTGATGATGATTGGATTGCAAACACTATTGCGAAAGCTGTTGCTGTTGCAGCCTCCAAAGAAGCAGATTCTTCTGAAGCTTCCATGACAAAGGAGCAGAAGCTGAAAGCTGAGAGGCTTCGGCGTGCAAAGATGTTTGCATCAATTGTTAAGAGTGGAGGAAACAAGATGAATGATTTAGCTGCAGTATCAGGTCCAACAGATGAACCTTCCGAGGCCACACCTGCTGATAGGAATGCCTCTGAACTTGATCCACAACCTGAGGCTAAGGAACGTGAAGGTAGCTCTGCTCCGATTGAACGTGATGGTTCAAATGTGACAAAGCTGGAGAAGGACTCTGATGATGAACAGAACATAGTGCGGAAGTATCGAAAGAAACATCACCAAGAGTCCGACGAGGAGAAAGATGAATCAGAGGAAAGCTACAAGCCCTCGAGGAAGAGGCACCGGTCAGAGCATTCAAGAGCCCATAGTAAGGATGTCCACAAACATAAGCACAAGAGTCACTCCAAGGGCAGGGAATCCAGACACCGTAGGCACCGGCATAGCTCTTCGGAAGATGAGCATGAGCATCGGAGTTCCAAGTCAAGGCATCGGCACAGGGATGAGGATCGCTACTCTGATGATGAAGAGCATAGCAGGTCACGTAGGCACCAGAGGGAACATCGCTCCAGTTCTAAACGGAAGCATGAGGAAGGGCAAGATCCCAGTGAACTAGAAGTGTCCCCGAGCCCATCAGGTGCTAAGTTTGAATCAGCCAAGCCACCCGGTAACACTTCTCAGTCTTCTCCGGGGGTAACTGAAGTGCCGAGTGAGCTGAGGGCAAAGATTAGAGCGATGTTGCTAGAGACGCTGTAA
- the LOC120707733 gene encoding G patch domain-containing protein 8-like isoform X3 encodes MYLDVRNRQPPSEKAHQIIARTALFVSEHGGQSEIVLRVKQGNNPTFGFLMPDHNLHSYFRYLVEQPQLLKDGVDAVDMSKGKKIEGEHASSEGALSLLGTAYDSGDEDEGTLPPGSKGMDPGNTRTPDSQGYVTPVSTILDNKVQSALSEAAAASANSKPILMKKNPMITGNIIITAPREEVKDTSAASTTAVSQNINSVLYETKEMILEPPSFMKRTMEKIVEFILTNGKEFEAKLIEQDRTTGRFPFLLSSNPYHPYYLKFLQETQESKSRGRSPDHKDRRCSSDWRDRRSPSERDGRRSSLQRDDRRSSRERDDRRSSRERRDSRSSCDRNDSYSKERTRSNEWPTTGMISGSSDRSSAGPTEKQLLDQQGKGIFHPISGVKKEPPRKVTADEAAAIVMAATRGLGAASDSLNTIKGKKEDVNIRGSNDHSSSFGSLSSLPDRDAPSKRISNSEADTSLTSSGQPKKEGFGIIDDDWIANTIAKAVAVAASKEADSSEASMTKEQKLKAERLRRAKMFASIVKSGGNKMNDLAAVSGPTDEPSEATPADRNASELDPQPEAKEREGSSAPIERDGSNVTKLEKDSDDEQNIVRKYRKKHHQESDEEKDESEESYKPSRKRHRSEHSRAHSKDVHKHKHKSHSKGRESRHRRHRHSSSEDEHEHRSSKSRHRHRDEDRYSDDEEHSRSRRHQREHRSSSKRKHEEGQDPSELEVSPSPSGAKFESAKPPGNTSQSSPGVTEVPSELRAKIRAMLLETL; translated from the exons ATGTATCTTGACGTAAGGAATAGGCAG CCTCCCTCTGAGAAAGCGCACCAGATAATTGCACGAACGGCTTTATTTGTCAGTGAGCATGGGGGACAATCGGAGATTGTGTTAAGGGTGAAGCAGGGAAATAATCCAACATTTGGATTCTTGATGCCGGATCATAATCTCCACAGCTACTTCCGCTACCTTGTTGAACAACCTCAACTGCTGAAAGATGGTGTGGATGCTGTTGACATGAGTAAAGGCAAAAAAATTGAGGGTGAGCATGCCTCATCTGAAGGGGCTTTATCATTGCTTGGGACTGCATATGACTCTGGAGATGAGGATGAAGGTACACTTCCCCCTGGTTCAAAAGGCATGGATCCTGGAAATACCAGGACCCCTGATTCTCAGGGCTATGTAACACCTGTATCCACTATACTTGATAACAAAGTTCAGAGTGCCTTGTCAGAAGCAGCTGCTGCTTCAGCTAACAGTAAACCTATCTTGATGAAGAAGAATCCAATGATTACTGGGAACATCATTATCACTGCTCCGCGGGAAGAGGTTAAAGACACATCTGCAGCATCAACTACTGCTGTGTCACAAAACATCAATTCAGTCTTGTATGAAACAAAAGAAATGATCCTTGAACCACCATCTTTCATGAAACGCACCATGGAGAAAATAGTTGAGTTTATTCTAACAAATGGGAAGGAGTTTGAAGCAAAACTCATTGAACAAGACAGAACAACTGGAAGGTTTCCATTTCTTCTATCATCCAATCCATACCACCCTTATTATCTCAAGTTTCTCCAGGAAACCCAAGAG TCCAAGTCACGTGGTAGAAGTCCTGATCACAAGGACAGAAGATGTTCTTCTGACTGGAGGGACAGAAGAAGTCCTTCCGAGCGCGATGGCAGAAGAAGCTCTCTTCAGCGCGATGACAGAAGAAGCTCTCGCGAGCGTGATGACAGAAGAAGCTCTCGCGAGCGCCGTGACAGTAGAAGCTCTTGTGATCGCAATGACAGTTACAGCAAGGAAAGAACTAGAAGCAATGAATGGCCAACTACTGGCATGATCTCTGGTTCTTCTGACAGAAGCTCAGCAGGGCCAACAGAGAAGCAGTTGCTTGATCAACAAGGGAAGGGTATATTCCATCCCATAAGTGGGGTCAAGAAGGAACCTCCTCGGAAAGTCACTGCAGATGAAGCTGCTGCTATTGTAATGGCAGCTACTCGTGGACTGGGTGCTGCCAGTGACTCTCTTAACACCATAAAAGGAAAGAAGGAAGACGTTAACATCCGTGGTAGTAATGACCATTCTTCCAGCTTTGGAAGTTTGTCGTCTTTACCAGACCGAGATGCACCGTCGAAACGCATTTCAAATAGTGAGGCAGATACTTCACTTACAAGTAGTGGACAACCTAAAAAGGAAGGTTTCGGAATTATTGATGATGATTGGATTGCAAACACTATTGCGAAAGCTGTTGCTGTTGCAGCCTCCAAAGAAGCAGATTCTTCTGAAGCTTCCATGACAAAGGAGCAGAAGCTGAAAGCTGAGAGGCTTCGGCGTGCAAAGATGTTTGCATCAATTGTTAAGAGTGGAGGAAACAAGATGAATGATTTAGCTGCAGTATCAGGTCCAACAGATGAACCTTCCGAGGCCACACCTGCTGATAGGAATGCCTCTGAACTTGATCCACAACCTGAGGCTAAGGAACGTGAAGGTAGCTCTGCTCCGATTGAACGTGATGGTTCAAATGTGACAAAGCTGGAGAAGGACTCTGATGATGAACAGAACATAGTGCGGAAGTATCGAAAGAAACATCACCAAGAGTCCGACGAGGAGAAAGATGAATCAGAGGAAAGCTACAAGCCCTCGAGGAAGAGGCACCGGTCAGAGCATTCAAGAGCCCATAGTAAGGATGTCCACAAACATAAGCACAAGAGTCACTCCAAGGGCAGGGAATCCAGACACCGTAGGCACCGGCATAGCTCTTCGGAAGATGAGCATGAGCATCGGAGTTCCAAGTCAAGGCATCGGCACAGGGATGAGGATCGCTACTCTGATGATGAAGAGCATAGCAGGTCACGTAGGCACCAGAGGGAACATCGCTCCAGTTCTAAACGGAAGCATGAGGAAGGGCAAGATCCCAGTGAACTAGAAGTGTCCCCGAGCCCATCAGGTGCTAAGTTTGAATCAGCCAAGCCACCCGGTAACACTTCTCAGTCTTCTCCGGGGGTAACTGAAGTGCCGAGTGAGCTGAGGGCAAAGATTAGAGCGATGTTGCTAGAGACGCTGTAA
- the LOC120707734 gene encoding zinc finger BED domain-containing protein RICESLEEPER 2-like — MEPTPIEVQNGASVSNAVEPAPAVHNPRTRKLRSAVWKDFTRERRADGNYVAICKHCKKQLTATSRSGTTHLRNHLATCTTTSTRRAGKRRKLVVRRIHHSKSFADGQSGEGHASGDDNDNEGTHFDQELSRRDLVHMIVQHGYRFSMVDDVGFQKFVKNLQPQFRMVSYDTVRADSMEIYEGEKLKLQDVLSKIPCRVSISVDMWESNTQMEYMCLTCHYIDHANDEWKVRKKILNFVPMEAPFTVDQIANLIVEKLHSWGIDRKLGAVVLDNCSGGEIVARELLRILQPRSLLLNGDLFQVRSCAHILNLTIQESWEEASDITDRVRKMITYVKFERFQKFQDISKLLHVDQKHLVVDSPDNLSSIYLMFESACYYHDVLVRLAEQEGHYDVFLAAADWADVKALTEILDVVYHAMEKFPLENPTANLYFNEMCEIHVLLRTWRNSPSPVVAKVAAQMLSKFEGYWDITRPVMAFASILDPRYKMKSLEYFFRLIYADEQFAAKTMIDVIQNTFHNLYNEYKHQSSDSWKNPSVLCYSRNSRSCMGSMYSNGDDSRTFSRITLSDARRGLDQYIQETSSGQSLKSDLEMYLEEAVYRQKEGNQDNFDILGWWKSFAAKYPVLSQMARDILAIPVSIIPLDNEARTLNEYLSTMDPSTVQGLVCAQDWLREDPEVAVSGGQANDGAPHGDELILVPSQNS; from the exons ATGGAGCCAACACCAATTGAAGTGCAAAATGGTGCCTCAGTCAGCAATGCAGTGGAGCCTGCGCCTGCAGTTCACAATCCACGGACGCGGAAACTGCGCTCTGCAGTTTGGAAGGACTTCACGAGAGAGCGCCGTGCCGATGGCAACTATGTGGCTATCTGTAAGCACTGCAAGAAGCAGCTCACGGCGACAAGCCGATCAGGCACCACGCACCTGCGCAACCACCTCGCCACCTGCACCACCACCTCCACACGACGTGCTGGTAAACGCCGGAAGCTTGTTGTGCGCCGTATTCACCACAGCAAATCCTTCGCTGATGGGCAATCTGGTGAGGGCCATGCCTCAGGCGACGACAATGACAATGAGGGCACGCACTTTGATCAAGAACTCAGCCGCCGAGACCTTGTGCACATGATTGTCCAGCATGGTTACCGCTTTTCGATGGTAGATGATGTGGGCTTCCAAAAGTTTGTCAAGAACCTCCAGCCTCAGTTTAGGATGGTGTCATATGACACGGTGAGGGCTGATAGCATGGAAATATATGAAGGTGAGAAACTTAAGCTACAGGATGTGCTCTCTAAGATCCCCTGCCGGGTTAGCATCTCAGTTGATATGTGGGAGTCAAATACACAGATGGAATACATGTGCTTGACCTGTCACTACATTGACCATGCCAATGATGAGTGGAAAGTTAGGAAAAAAATTCTCAACTTTGTGCCTATGGAGGCACCTTTTACAGTTGATCAGATTGCTAATCTGATTGTAGAGAAGTTGCATAGTTGGGGTATTGACAGAAAACTAGGTGCTGTTGTACTGGACAATTGCAGTGGTGGTGAAATTGTTGCCAGGGAGCTTCTCAGAATTTTGCAGCCCAGGAGTCTTCTGTTAAATGGGGATTTGTTCCAAGTACGCTCTTGTGCGCACATTCTAAATCTCACTATCCAAGAAAGCTGGGAAGAGGCATCAGATATAACTGATAGAGTCCGCAAGATGATTACCTATGTCAAGTTTGAAAGGTTCCAGAAGTTTCAGGATATCTCAAAGCTACTGCATGTGGATCAAAAGCACTTAGTTGTTGATTCTCCTGATAACTTGTCGTCGATTTACTTAATGTTTGAGTCTGCATGCTACTATCATGATGTTCTTGTGCGCCTCGCAGAACAGGAAGGGCACTATGATGTTTTTCTGGCTGCTGCTGACTGGGCTGATGTGAAAGCCCTCACTGAAATACTAGATGTAGTCTATCATGCTATGGAGAAGTTTCCGTTGGAAAACCCAACTGCAAACCTCTATTTTAATGAGATGTGTGAGATCCATGTGCTTTTGAGAACCTGGCGCAATAGTCCATCTCCTGTTGTTGCCAAAGTTGCTGCTCAGATGCTTTCTAAATTTGAGGGCTACTGGGATATCACTAGGCCTGTAATGGCATTTGCATCTATTCTTGATCCTCGTTATAAGATGAAGTCCCTTGAATACTTCTTTCGGCTCATTTATGCTGATGAGCAATTTGCAGCGAAGACAATGATAGATGTCATCCAGAATACCTTTCACAATCTGTATAATGAGTACAAGCACCAGTCATCAGATTCATGGAAGAATCCATCTGTTCTCTGTTACTCTAGAAATAGTCGCTCTTGCATGGGCTCTATGTACAGCAATGGGGATGATTCTAGGACCTTCTCTCGTATCACATTATCTGATGCTCGACGAGGACTTGATCAGTATATACAAGAGACATCATCGGGCCAATCCTTGAAGTCTGACTTGGAGATGTATCTCGAGGAAGCAGTTTATCGTCAAAAAGAAGGAAATCAGGATAATTTTGACATCCTTGGATGGTGGAAGTCCTTTGCAGCCAAGTATCCTGTACTGTCACAAATGGCTCGTGATATTTTAGCTATCCCTGTATCTATCATCCCTTTGGACAATGAAGCCCGTACACTTAATGAGTATCTCAGTACTATGGACCCTTCAACAGTTCAGGGATTGGTGTGTGCGCAAGATTGGTTGCGGGAAGACCCAGAAG TTGCTGTTTCAGGTGGTCAAGCAAATGATGGAGCACCGCACGGTGACGAACTGATTCTGGTGCCGAGCCAAAATAGTTGA
- the LOC120710147 gene encoding formin-like protein 16, with protein MRMDAYKSQSHGPGCCFLANPSTKSHPRRRCSKAPSRRRRHRRRGRAGPPPPSQGTGPPVLQEPGPPPQGGPRRLWPPPSLSPVCCVPFLASAPCRASPFSTRRLPKFAARSSGGGGRSCPEPKPGDNGSKAVLDAFFLGKAFAEALTERVESVVGEVFSVVGQWQAEQQKQVQEFTRVITDGLAPKVMMVC; from the exons ATGCGCATGGACGCGTACAAG TCCCAAAGCCACGGTCCAGGCTGCTGCTTCCTCGCAAATCCATCGACCAAAtcccacccgcgccgccgctgctccaaggcgccgagccgccgtcggcgccaccgccgcaggggacgcgccgggccgccgccgccgtcgcaggggACCGGGCCACCGGTGCTGCAGGAGCCCGGGCCACCGCCACAGGGGGGGCCGCGCCGCctgtggccgccgccgtccctctCCCCCGTCTGTTGCGTCCCCTTCCTGGCCTCAGCCCCCTGCCGCGCCTCCCCCTTCTCCACCAGAAGGCTCCCCAAATTCGCGGCCCggagtagcggcggcggcggccgctcaTGCCCCGAGCCCAAGCCAG GTGACAACGGGAGCAAGGCCGTCCTCGACGCTTTCTTCCTCGGGAAGGCCTTCGCGGAGGCGCTCACGGAGCGGGTCGAGTCGGTGGTGGGCGAGGTGTTCAGCGTCGTCGGTCAGTGGCAGGCCGAGCAGCAGAAGCAAGTGCAGGAGTTCACGCGAGTGATCACGGATGGGCTG GCCCCAAAAGTCATGATGGTCTGTTGA